The nucleotide window ACGTAAACATCCTGAATATAGTTTAAAAAGATAGTTCCGAACTGTGGAGATTGCTTTTTATCCTATTATATTTCATTAATAGCGACGGATAAGACATTCAGAATGGATTATAGTTACGCTTTATTCCACGTGGTGCCTTCTTTGCTGTCTTTTAACTGAAACCCTATTTTTTGCAAGCCATCGCGTATTTTATCAGATGTAGCATAATCGCTGTTGCGTTTGGCTTCGCCGCGCAGGTCAACTATCATATCCATTACTTTAGGCAGGTCATCATTGGCGGCTATTTCAGCTTTCAGGCCCAGCACATCCAGTACAAAACTGTTCATGGTATCCTTTAACAATTGCAGGTTTGCCGCATCAATGTTTAGCTTTCCATCATGTATGGAGTTGATAATGCGCGATGCTTCAAATAATTCGGCAATTAGCACCGGGCTGTTAAAATCATCATTCATGGCTTCATAGCAACGCTGGCGCAATGCAGCAATATCAGTTTCGTTTGTAGCCGATGCTTTTAATCCATCCAGTAATCCAAATGCATTCATCAGGCGCTTAAAACCTTTTTCGGATGCCTCCATAGCCTCGTTACCAAAATCGAGTGTACTGCGGTAATGTGCCTGCAGCATAAAAAAGCGCGTAGCCATAGGGCTATACGGCTTATTCAATATTTTATTATTACCGGTAAATAGTTCATGTGGCAAAAAACTGTTGCCTAACGATTTAGACATTTTTTGCCCGTTCACAGTAAGCATATTGGTATGTATCCAGTAGTTAGCCGGATTTTCACCGCAACTGGCTACGTTTTGGGCTATCTCATTAGTATGGTGTGTAGGTACCAGGTCAATACCGCCGCCATGGATGTCAAACTTATGTCCCAAATATTTATTGCTCATGGCCGAGCACTCTAGGTGCCAGCCAGGGAAACCCACTCCCCATGGGGAGGGCCATTTCATCAGGTGTTCGGGTTTTGCTTTTATCCATAGGGCAAAATCAAGCTTGCCGCGTTTTTCGTCCTGTCCCCCTAACGTTCTGGTATTGGTTAAAAGATCTTCCAGCTTACGGCCGTTCAAAATGCCATAATCCTGCGTTTTGTTGTATTTTTCAACATCAAAATAAATGGAACCTTCAACCTCGTAAGCATAACCGCGCGTTATTATCTCTTTTACCAGCTCAATCTGCTCTATCACGTGGCCGGTCGCAGTTGGTTCAATACTTGGCGGCAGAATATTTAGCTCGCGCATTACATCATGAAAACCAATAGTATACCGTTGTACGATTTCCATTGGCTCTAATTGTTCCAGCTTGGCTTTTTTGCCAATTTTGTCCTCACCCTCATCGGCGTCGCCTTCCAGGTGCCCGGCATCGGTAATGTTGCGTACGTAACGCACTTTATAACCAATATGGGTTAAATACCGGAAGATAAGATCGAACGAGATATAAGTGCGGCAATTGCCCATATGGGCATCGCTATATACGGTAGGGCCGCATACATACATGCCCACATTTGGGGCATTAAGTGGCTTAAATACTTCTTTGGTGCGGGTTAAAGTGTTGTAAACAAATATATTTTGTTCCATGGGGCAAACTTACGATTTTTTTACACCCGGGACTAAATACAACAGGGCGTTGCCGATAAAATTGAATTATTATGATACTGGCTAATCCCTGTCCCTGCTTAACTTGGTAAACTGTAGAGGGTTTTCATTCAACTGGGCCGATTCGCGGCGGTGTTTTACAATGTGTATCGCGGAAAATAAGGCTTCGCGAAAGGATACTTCAGATGCCTTGTTTTGCCCTGCAATATCGTATGCCGTGCCATGATCGGGCGAGGTGCGCACAAAGCTTAACCCTGCCGTATAATTTACGCCAGATTCAAACGAGATCTGTTTAAAAGGGATCAGGCCCTGATCGTGATACATCGCTAATACGGCATCGAACTTGGTATAGGTGGCATTTGCAAAAAAACCATCGGCAGGGTACGGGCCCATGGCCAGTAT belongs to Mucilaginibacter boryungensis and includes:
- the cysS gene encoding cysteine--tRNA ligase, giving the protein MEQNIFVYNTLTRTKEVFKPLNAPNVGMYVCGPTVYSDAHMGNCRTYISFDLIFRYLTHIGYKVRYVRNITDAGHLEGDADEGEDKIGKKAKLEQLEPMEIVQRYTIGFHDVMRELNILPPSIEPTATGHVIEQIELVKEIITRGYAYEVEGSIYFDVEKYNKTQDYGILNGRKLEDLLTNTRTLGGQDEKRGKLDFALWIKAKPEHLMKWPSPWGVGFPGWHLECSAMSNKYLGHKFDIHGGGIDLVPTHHTNEIAQNVASCGENPANYWIHTNMLTVNGQKMSKSLGNSFLPHELFTGNNKILNKPYSPMATRFFMLQAHYRSTLDFGNEAMEASEKGFKRLMNAFGLLDGLKASATNETDIAALRQRCYEAMNDDFNSPVLIAELFEASRIINSIHDGKLNIDAANLQLLKDTMNSFVLDVLGLKAEIAANDDLPKVMDMIVDLRGEAKRNSDYATSDKIRDGLQKIGFQLKDSKEGTTWNKA